In the Victivallis sp. Marseille-Q1083 genome, one interval contains:
- a CDS encoding indolepyruvate oxidoreductase subunit beta — MIRNIILAGVGGQGILLAARIIANAASGAGFDVTTNEIHGMAQRGGSVTAQVRYGEKVHSPLILEGTADVLGALEQIEALRYAHYLKPDGLAVVSRQAIIPVTVSSGKAQYPTDVEIRLQSCFQHLNYLDCPGMARERGDARLANTILLGALSNGLDLPVDAWSQAIRNCIKTPLIDANLAAFQAGREA, encoded by the coding sequence ATGATCAGAAACATCATTCTGGCCGGTGTCGGCGGCCAGGGCATTCTGCTGGCCGCCAGAATCATCGCCAACGCCGCTTCCGGCGCCGGATTCGACGTGACCACCAACGAAATTCACGGCATGGCGCAACGCGGCGGCTCGGTCACCGCCCAGGTCCGTTACGGCGAAAAAGTACACTCGCCGCTTATCCTGGAAGGCACCGCCGATGTGCTCGGCGCCCTCGAACAAATCGAAGCGCTCCGCTACGCCCATTACCTGAAACCGGACGGCCTGGCGGTCGTTTCCCGGCAGGCGATCATTCCGGTGACCGTTTCCAGCGGCAAGGCGCAATATCCGACCGATGTCGAAATCCGGCTGCAAAGCTGTTTCCAACACTTGAATTACCTGGATTGCCCCGGCATGGCCCGGGAGCGCGGCGACGCCAGATTGGCCAACACCATTCTGCTCGGCGCGTTGTCCAACGGACTCGACCTGCCGGTCGACGCCTGGAGCCAGGCAATCCGCAACTGTATCAAAACACCGCTCATCGACGCCAATCTCGCGGCGTTCCAGGCGGGCAGAGAGGCCTGA